A region of the Lycium barbarum isolate Lr01 chromosome 1, ASM1917538v2, whole genome shotgun sequence genome:
TAGCATGCTAGGATCAAGTACTAAGTCTGGGTTTAGACGCTGAAGTTGTGCGATGACGTTCATTGTAATACCTTGTTCCATCACCTCCGTTTGTGCATCGAATTTTTCCTGCATCTTTTGCATCCTCGCTTCCATCTCCTCCATTTTTTGATTCATCAGTTCATCATTACCGTTTAAAGAGGGTCCAGAATCTCCAGCTTTCCCTTTCAAGACAGTTTTGGTAACCCCACACCCATACAATCTTACGTGGCCCGGATGATCAGGTCCTATAACTGCGGCAAATGCATCAACTCCATCTTCGCTTTCTTGAGTTTCTTCTCTTTCCATTTCAGCCTACAAATCAGATTCAAGAGTAGAGAGTTCATGTATATCAAACTGATCCAacatttaagaacaaacaaatgaTCTCAATAAACTTTATATTAGAAAGTTTCGTACTATTTTCCTAATCGTATCTTCATATGAGTCCTTGTAAACTCGACCAGGTTTCCTCTTTCTTGTAGTCACAAAGATGGCCTTATTCGTCACAGCATCGGGACCTTCATTCTTTTTTTCCTAGTTAAATGAAAGTTGGCATAAAAATCTTCCTAAGTAAAGTCTGCAGATTTATAGTAAATGAACAATAAAAGAAAACGCCAAACCTCGCGAATTACAGCAAAGCTTTTTTTCCCAACAGTATGCTGATACCTCAACTTTTTGCGATTCTCTCTGTTAGTGTTGGACATTTTCTGCAATAAATTAGTTAGTGAGATAATAGGAACCAAAAATATAAGCAATGAAGAGAATAAATCAGATGTAAATAAGGCACTagtttcaagaaaagaaagttaCGTTGTCCTTAATTTATATATTACCTGAGATTTTTCAGAGTTCCAGTATACAAGGAGATCCATAAAATGAGACTGTGGAACATATCCGGGCCTGTTTTCCATTCGAAGTTGGTCATTGGCTTAGGGTATATAGTGTTTTTTCTTCAACCAATTCTTATACTTTCTCCAAGCAGATTGAATTGCTTTTAAAGCCCATGCTTGTGCAGTATCAGGAATGTTATATTTTTCCTACAACTTGGTGCTGTTAGGTTAATGCGAAAGATACTGAAAAATATCAACAAAAAATAGAAACATTGAGAACTTCAAACCTTGGTATATTTCCACATATTTTTATGTGTTTTCAGTTTCCTCCAATTTGATACATTAATAGGACAAAAGGTCGAATTCCTTGCCAATGTTCCAAGGAAGCTACCTAACTCTGCTACGATCGCTTGAGTAGGACCAACAGGTTGGTTGTGCTTATTTAGCACGATCAATTTATGCTCACTTCGTCCATGGACATTTTGCATTTGTGTtctacctcttttttttttcatggaaGCAGGACCTACAATAATCATAACACAGAGATTACCAAATTACTAATTAATGTTAGTAGAATCTATGACAATCTATAGATTCTTACCTTGTTCCTCAGATTCTTGATTTGCTTCTTGGGGTGTAGAATCTTGTGATGTTTGTTGCACTTGCTCCTGTACTGCTTGTGCTGTAGAAGGGGTAGGATGTCGTGACTCTTGCTGCACTTGTTCTAGTACTGTTTGTGCTGCAGAAGTAGTTGAATGCCTTGGTACTTGTTGTACTTGTTCTACAAGAGAGGTAGAATGAATTGGCTCTTGCTGCACTTGAGTTTGCACTTGGGATCTTAACCTTGGA
Encoded here:
- the LOC132611945 gene encoding uncharacterized protein LOC132611945, which codes for MDEEDRAVRKNKRAKGSMFLPAGSLASLANQMSLRGTKRNVQEADCSNREKQLPRLRSQVQTQVQQEPIHSTSLVEQVQQVPRHSTTSAAQTVLEQVQQESRHPTPSTAQAVQEQVQQTSQDSTPQEANQESEEQGPASMKKKRGRTQMQNVHGRSEHKLIVLNKHNQPVGPTQAIVAELGSFLGTLARNSTFCPINVSNWRKLKTHKNMWKYTKKMSNTNRENRKKLRYQHTVGKKSFAVIREEKKNEGPDAVTNKAIFVTTRKRKPGRVYKDSYEDTIRKIAEMEREETQESEDGVDAFAAVIGPDHPGHVRLYGCGVTKTVLKGKAGDSGPSLNGNDELMNQKMEEMEARMQKMQEKFDAQTEVMEQGITMNVIAQLQRLNPDLVLDPSMLKFNFRSLGEAASSNNQVSSN